The DNA sequence CCGGAGCCATTGTGAAACAAAAAGTGCCCAGAGATAAAAATATACAGCTGCAGATGTATTATGACAAAAAAGTGTGCTCTCAAGTTTCTAAAGCCCCCTGGGTGCTCAGGATAACCGAGCATAAGGATAAACCTGTTCCACTCTTCATCATTAAGCAGCGTATTCACCCTGAGCAGAGAACAGACCTTGCTGACCTCAAGGCTCCCAGGTCCATTTTATTGGAGAGGGGGCTGATTTATGGTCCTTCTCAGAAGCGATGCATTCCGGTTTTTAAGACCATTCTGGCCAGAGTAAAAAACAACCGGGACATTCCCATGGAGTTGCAGCAGTTTCTGAACGGTTCAAGGATAGACTTTCGCGGCAATCTCCCCTTAGATGATGAGGCCGGTTATAAAATGGCCCTGATTTTCAAGCTGCAGGAACGGATCAAAGAGATGGACAGGGTAGAACTGATTGCCAGGCGGGCGGATCGCTTCACCATGGAGGAAGCAGGCTACTGGTATTCAAGGATGTCCAGTTTTGGGGATGCCGCCAACAGGTGGGCCATGGCCGGGATGAAGATCATGCTCGCAGGACAACCCAGAGATCCAAACATTGAAGCCATGCTTGGCGATTTGCGATAACCTGCCGGCAGAATATTTGGCAAAAAGGAGCACATGAATGGCTGAATCATGGAAAGACGACCTTCGCCTGATAGAAGCAGGCTTTCCCTGCCACCAGGTAGGGGCAGAAACCCAGCGGGAAAGGGGGGCAAGCTCAGCGCTTCCACCTTTATACTATCTGCACGTGTGGTGGGCCAGGCGTCCTCTGACCCCTTCCCGGGCAGCCGTGCTTGCGTCTCTTTTGCCTGCTGATACTGATCCTGACTGGTTCCTGCGACAACTTGGCATTGAAAAGAAAGTCGTGGAGATCAATGGTGTGGAATGGACCCTGACCGGCAAGCTCCTGGACAGGGTGCAGATGCTGGATGACGGGCAGGAGGTGCTTGAGATAGATCAGACAGTGCTTGGCTGGCTGGATAAGGAAAACAAGGATAGATTTAATAATCAGAAGGTTGTTGAGGATCTTCGATTAAAGAATAGTCATCTGGCAAACAACTCTATCCTCGGCAGGTGGCAGGAGGAGTCTAAGCCTATACCTGAACCATGGCCCGAGATAGGTGAAAGGCTTAAGGTAGACAAAAGAGCTGCAGATCCATCCTGGTTTAAAGAGCTGATGAATATTTCTGGGGGCTTAGGTATTCGTGTGCCAAATCTTTATGGATATGATCGTGCCTACAAAAATGATCCAATCCCATCCTCCGGTAAGTATACTGTACTTGATCCAACATCAGGGGGTGGGTCAATTCCATTTGAATCATTACGTCTGGGGCATAATGTCATTGCCAACGAGTTAAACCCTGTAGCTGCGGTTATTCTGAATTCAACATTGGATTACCCGGCTCGCTTTGGAACATCATTGCTTAGCCACTTAGAGCATTGGGGGCAAATACTTTTTGATTCTCTGAACAATAAGCTTGAAGATTTATTTCCTGCCAAGCACATTCTTCCCAACTCTGAGATGCACGTTCTGAAAGAAGTGCTGCATAAATGCCCTGAAGTTGTGCCTCAGTTCAATACAGAAGATACGACCACATACCTCTACTGCCGCCAGGTGACCTGCCCCAATTGTCACGGTGAGGCACCCCTGCTCAATACCTGCTGGCTGAGCAAGGAGGACGGAAAACAGTGGGGAGTAAAGATTATTCCCAACGGCAGGCAGCAAAACGGAAAAGTGAGATTTGAAACTTATCGTGCCACCAAGGGAAAAGGTCCGGCAGGGGAAGATCCAGGTTTTGCAAGTGTGACCAGGGCCGTCGGGACCTGCGTACATTGCAGACAGGCCATCAGTGCAGAAGAGATAAAATCCCAGGCCAGGGGTGAGTCTGATTTGGACAGATGGAAAGACCGTTTGTACTGCGTGGTGGCTGTCAGGTTTCAGCCCAGGCTGGACAAGAACGGCCAGCCTCTCAGGTATAAAAGCGGAGCAAAGAAAGGTGAGATCAAAACTGAAAAAATCCGCTTTTTCAGACCTCCCAATGAACAGGATCTGGCAGCCATCAAAGAAGCAGAAAACAGGCTCAAGGAAAACTGGGACCGCTGGGAAGACCAGGGACTCATTCCCACGGAAGCATTCCCTCAAGGAAATGACATGCGGCCGGTTAATTATGGTATGCCACGCTGGTGCGACATGTTCACTCCCCGTCAGTTATTAGGGCACTTGTATCTAATGGAGGAATTGAACCGGCTCAAGCCTGAGATCATTGACAAGCTGGGGCAGGACAAAGGCCGGGCTGTGATTACTTACCTGCAGTTCGCCATAGATAAGGGGTTAGATTATAATACAGCTCTTTCAACTTGGGAGACTACGAGGAGTATAGTTAAACATATATTTGCACGTCATGACTTTTCATTGAAATGGACTTTTGGAGAGATGATATTCTCTGGACCTCATTCAGGTTTTGCCTGGTGCCTTTCCCAAATCTATGACGCATATAAGGGTATGGCACAACTAATGCCAGAAACCGCTGCATCGCCACAACTGACCATCAACTGCGGCACAGCAGCTCATATGCCTTTTGTTCCTGACAATTCCGTTGACCTGGTCTGCATGGACCCGCCATATTACAACAATG is a window from the Desulfonatronovibrio magnus genome containing:
- a CDS encoding DUF7680 family protein; the encoded protein is MKQKVPRDKNIQLQMYYDKKVCSQVSKAPWVLRITEHKDKPVPLFIIKQRIHPEQRTDLADLKAPRSILLERGLIYGPSQKRCIPVFKTILARVKNNRDIPMELQQFLNGSRIDFRGNLPLDDEAGYKMALIFKLQERIKEMDRVELIARRADRFTMEEAGYWYSRMSSFGDAANRWAMAGMKIMLAGQPRDPNIEAMLGDLR
- a CDS encoding DUF1156 domain-containing protein — encoded protein: MAESWKDDLRLIEAGFPCHQVGAETQRERGASSALPPLYYLHVWWARRPLTPSRAAVLASLLPADTDPDWFLRQLGIEKKVVEINGVEWTLTGKLLDRVQMLDDGQEVLEIDQTVLGWLDKENKDRFNNQKVVEDLRLKNSHLANNSILGRWQEESKPIPEPWPEIGERLKVDKRAADPSWFKELMNISGGLGIRVPNLYGYDRAYKNDPIPSSGKYTVLDPTSGGGSIPFESLRLGHNVIANELNPVAAVILNSTLDYPARFGTSLLSHLEHWGQILFDSLNNKLEDLFPAKHILPNSEMHVLKEVLHKCPEVVPQFNTEDTTTYLYCRQVTCPNCHGEAPLLNTCWLSKEDGKQWGVKIIPNGRQQNGKVRFETYRATKGKGPAGEDPGFASVTRAVGTCVHCRQAISAEEIKSQARGESDLDRWKDRLYCVVAVRFQPRLDKNGQPLRYKSGAKKGEIKTEKIRFFRPPNEQDLAAIKEAENRLKENWDRWEDQGLIPTEAFPQGNDMRPVNYGMPRWCDMFTPRQLLGHLYLMEELNRLKPEIIDKLGQDKGRAVITYLQFAIDKGLDYNTALSTWETTRSIVKHIFARHDFSLKWTFGEMIFSGPHSGFAWCLSQIYDAYKGMAQLMPETAASPQLTINCGTAAHMPFVPDNSVDLVCMDPPYYNNVQYAELSDYFYVWQKRTLGDLYPDYFKRRLTDKQNEAVANPDRDGGTKPAHKAYEQFMADIFRECHRVLKPEAIMTLMFTHKSQDAWEALTKSLISSGWTITATVPVDSESSHSMHLMEKAGAASSIFISCRKRTEESHEPALWSGFGGSGVQQRIQQAVEDGLKEFQVLKLNPVDEMVASYGRALRVLSEQWPVIDGEEEVGPIRAMNEASRVVSENQIQRLTNGRLKVSDLSPEASMALTLFGIFRLGEIPFDEVLNISKSLNIAIESKTGGYNPDGRFIGYNSQAGNVSRKRSSKQSETGYHAPLVRKGSKLRLAAPEERHPRRLEFPQSEWDILYGVIMAYREGDIPVARAYLDNHAADKQQLILDLLDVWAAEIPDESLQKEAQGIIFGLK